One genomic window of Candidatus Eisenbacteria bacterium includes the following:
- a CDS encoding energy-coupling factor ABC transporter permease: MHIPDGFLEAKVWVPAWVLAAGAMGLCSRKAGRALGDKKIPVMGVTAAFIFAAQMLNFPIAGGTSGHLLGGAIAATLLGPYAGFMVITVVLTVQCLVFQDGGLTTLGANIMNMAFVGTTCVYPIIRVSSSVMRRRAGVVLGASLAAWVSVVAASFGCSLELALSGRAPIAVVVPAMVGVHSVIGIGEALITGFFVGFLLKTRPDLVMSGTTANR, from the coding sequence GTGCACATTCCAGACGGTTTTCTTGAAGCGAAGGTGTGGGTGCCTGCTTGGGTGCTGGCGGCCGGGGCAATGGGACTCTGCTCCAGAAAGGCCGGCCGGGCTCTTGGCGACAAAAAGATTCCTGTCATGGGAGTCACGGCGGCGTTCATCTTTGCCGCGCAGATGCTCAATTTTCCGATAGCCGGGGGTACTTCCGGTCATCTTCTTGGCGGCGCAATAGCCGCAACACTATTAGGACCGTACGCAGGATTCATGGTCATCACGGTCGTGCTCACGGTTCAATGCCTCGTATTTCAGGATGGAGGTCTCACCACGCTCGGCGCGAACATCATGAACATGGCATTTGTAGGTACCACGTGCGTCTACCCGATCATAAGGGTGAGTAGCTCCGTGATGCGCAGGAGAGCGGGAGTTGTTCTCGGGGCTTCGCTGGCAGCGTGGGTCTCTGTCGTGGCAGCTTCCTTTGGCTGCTCTCTTGAGCTTGCGCTGTCTGGAAGGGCTCCGATCGCCGTGGTCGTGCCTGCCATGGTGGGTGTCCATTCCGTGATAGGGATCGGAGAGGCCCTGATAACGGGATTCTTTGTCGGATTCCTGCTCAAGACAAGGCCCGATCTTGTGATGAGCGGGACAACGGCAAATCGCTAG
- a CDS encoding ATP-binding cassette domain-containing protein: MRPIIQISSLSFAYPDGTSALDGVSLDIFEDECLGLVGPNGAGKTTLLLHLNGILSGSGKVTIDGLEVCDKNLREVRQRVGIVFQDPDDQLFSPTVFDDVAFGPLTMRLANPEVLSRVNWALNEAGLAGLEKKAPHHLSFGQKKKASLASVLSMRPRIIALDEPTSNMDPRSRRRFLQLIKALKATKVLSTHDMESVSELCSRVVVLDSGRVVADGNTQSVLSNRELMESHGLEVPRSLWCPPRHSPDVPH, from the coding sequence ATGCGCCCCATCATACAAATATCCTCGCTCTCTTTCGCCTATCCTGACGGAACCAGCGCTCTCGACGGCGTTTCTCTTGACATATTCGAGGACGAGTGTCTGGGTCTTGTTGGGCCGAACGGCGCCGGGAAGACAACGCTCTTGCTTCACCTCAACGGCATTCTGTCTGGAAGCGGTAAAGTCACGATCGATGGTCTGGAGGTGTGTGACAAGAACTTGCGTGAAGTCAGGCAGAGAGTCGGAATTGTGTTCCAGGATCCCGACGATCAGCTTTTCAGTCCCACTGTTTTCGACGACGTGGCGTTCGGGCCGCTCACAATGAGGCTCGCCAATCCGGAGGTTCTTTCGCGCGTGAACTGGGCCTTGAACGAAGCCGGCCTTGCCGGGCTCGAGAAGAAGGCGCCACATCATCTGAGCTTCGGCCAGAAGAAAAAGGCTTCGTTAGCTTCTGTTCTTTCCATGCGACCAAGAATCATTGCCCTCGACGAACCTACGAGCAATATGGACCCGCGCAGCAGGAGGAGGTTTCTCCAGCTCATAAAGGCGCTGAAGGCTACGAAGGTTCTCTCGACTCACGACATGGAGAGCGTGAGTGAATTGTGCAGTAGAGTCGTTGTGCTCGATTCCGGCAGGGTGGTCGCCGACGGGAACACGCAATCCGTTCTCTCGAATAGAGAACTCATGGAATCTCACGGCCTGGAAGTCCCGCGCAGCCTCTGGTGCCCGCCACGACATTCACCTGACGTGCCACACTAG
- a CDS encoding DsrE/DsrF/DrsH-like family protein, whose translation MKVTLVVFSGDMDKAMAAFNIAIGAGSMGMEVSMFFTFWGIHILKRPNTPSRAKGLIRRMLSMMSPPDARKLPLSKLNMLGIGPFMMKKLMKQYRMPGVQEMISLAEQSGVKLIACTTTMELMGISKDQLVEQVDRVAGVATYLSEASESGINLFV comes from the coding sequence ATGAAAGTCACACTTGTCGTTTTCAGCGGCGACATGGACAAAGCGATGGCTGCTTTCAATATCGCCATCGGAGCGGGATCAATGGGCATGGAAGTCTCGATGTTCTTCACGTTCTGGGGTATCCATATCCTTAAACGTCCGAACACCCCGTCGAGGGCCAAAGGTCTTATCAGAAGGATGCTCTCCATGATGAGTCCTCCAGACGCCCGCAAGCTCCCTCTTTCCAAACTGAACATGCTCGGAATAGGCCCGTTCATGATGAAAAAGTTAATGAAGCAATATAGAATGCCTGGCGTTCAGGAGATGATTTCGCTCGCCGAGCAAAGCGGTGTCAAACTGATCGCGTGCACAACCACGATGGAGCTGATGGGAATCAGCAAGGACCAGTTAGTCGAACAAGTGGATCGCGTGGCCGGCGTCGCAACTTACCTTTCGGAGGCGTCTGAATCAGGAATCAACCTATTCGTTTGA
- the nifS gene encoding cysteine desulfurase NifS, which produces MKRIYFDHAATTKTDPRVVEAMLPFLGETFGNPSSVHDFGQEARAAVEAARKRVADFIGARPDEIVFTSTGTEADNFAIKGLVAAAQKKGNHIVTSSIEHHAVLHSCKKLEKQGFQVTYVPTDGHGLVNPDDVARAVMPSTVLISVMHANHEVGTIQPTEEISKIARERGIVFHTDAVASFGNIPVNVNKLGVDLLSLAGHQCYGPKGVGALYVRQGVRIAPFIDGGVQEDGKRAGTENVPAIVGLGKAVEVAEQEMGPAAERCKKLRDTMEAGIKERIQFVRVNGHPERRLPGHLSICAQYIEGESMVLFLNMEGIAASSGSTCSSKALKASHVLTAMGVPPDVAQGSLLFSLGRENTAEDVEHFLKVFPPIVERLREMSPLYSDMKKKRGNDPGA; this is translated from the coding sequence ATGAAACGGATCTATTTTGATCACGCGGCAACGACAAAGACCGACCCTCGAGTGGTTGAGGCGATGCTTCCATTCTTGGGTGAAACGTTCGGGAACCCTTCCAGTGTGCACGATTTCGGGCAAGAGGCGCGAGCGGCCGTGGAGGCTGCCAGAAAGCGTGTGGCCGATTTCATCGGCGCACGGCCGGACGAAATTGTCTTTACGTCAACGGGGACGGAAGCCGACAACTTTGCAATCAAGGGGCTGGTAGCGGCGGCTCAAAAGAAGGGAAACCACATAGTCACAAGCAGCATCGAGCACCACGCGGTTCTGCACTCCTGTAAAAAACTCGAGAAACAAGGCTTCCAGGTTACTTACGTACCCACAGACGGCCACGGGCTGGTGAATCCCGACGATGTCGCAAGAGCCGTCATGCCGTCCACCGTCCTCATATCCGTCATGCACGCCAACCACGAAGTGGGCACCATACAACCCACGGAAGAAATCTCAAAGATCGCAAGGGAGAGGGGCATCGTTTTTCACACCGACGCCGTGGCAAGCTTCGGCAACATTCCCGTCAATGTCAACAAACTGGGTGTAGACCTTCTCAGCCTTGCGGGCCACCAGTGTTACGGACCCAAGGGGGTCGGGGCCCTTTACGTGAGGCAAGGTGTAAGGATTGCGCCGTTCATTGACGGCGGGGTTCAGGAGGACGGCAAGAGAGCCGGCACCGAGAACGTGCCTGCGATTGTCGGGCTGGGAAAGGCAGTGGAAGTGGCGGAGCAGGAAATGGGGCCGGCGGCGGAACGTTGCAAGAAACTACGCGACACGATGGAGGCTGGAATCAAAGAACGCATCCAGTTCGTCCGCGTGAACGGTCACCCCGAAAGGCGCTTACCCGGGCATTTGAGCATCTGCGCCCAGTACATAGAGGGCGAATCCATGGTTCTATTTCTCAACATGGAGGGAATTGCCGCGTCGAGCGGTTCCACGTGTAGCTCGAAGGCATTGAAGGCGTCTCACGTCTTGACGGCCATGGGAGTACCGCCCGACGTGGCTCAGGGCTCTCTCCTCTTCTCGCTCGGCAGGGAAAACACCGCGGAGGACGTAGAGCATTTCTTGAAGGTCTTCCCTCCAATAGTCGAGAGGCTTCGTGAGATGAGTCCGCTTTACAGCGACATGAAGAAGAAAAGGGGCAATGACCCAGGGGCGTGA
- a CDS encoding DinB family protein, with protein sequence MTIQEPFEHIENARILLLQAAQEVDRECFLNRQKGMSSIRDLLVHLMDAEDYWIGSVVCGEKRQKFLPEKYEDVAALQANWDRIHGRTQKLVSDIASGLLSEQTTVRWEGERVLDLGTVFLHVFTHELHHRGQICLLMRQQGYEPPYVDLL encoded by the coding sequence ATGACAATTCAAGAGCCGTTCGAACACATCGAGAATGCGAGAATCTTGCTTCTTCAAGCCGCCCAGGAGGTTGACAGAGAATGCTTCTTGAACAGGCAGAAGGGCATGAGTTCGATACGAGATCTTCTCGTTCATCTCATGGATGCGGAAGACTACTGGATCGGCTCCGTAGTCTGTGGCGAAAAACGACAGAAGTTCCTCCCCGAGAAATATGAAGACGTTGCTGCGCTCCAGGCAAATTGGGACAGAATTCACGGCCGCACCCAAAAACTCGTCTCTGACATCGCGAGCGGACTCCTCTCAGAACAAACGACCGTGCGGTGGGAAGGGGAGAGGGTGCTCGACTTGGGCACGGTCTTTCTGCACGTGTTTACCCACGAGCTTCACCATCGCGGCCAGATCTGCCTCTTGATGAGGCAGCAAGGATACGAGCCGCCCTACGTGGACTTGCTTTAA
- a CDS encoding ATP-binding protein, producing MARSVDARQPSRRHRVASIVHYEQAFFIRQIIAASVPAVSLVVRHSFPNLMFAFYVVIAVTCLNLFYYWLTVTGRFRSSFKWVQIGIDMFLWTLLIHVTGGKDSVFFFLYPLEILVAAFTLSASGCAYGATLAGVFYTIDVGFLGSHADLGGTHIVRLFFLSAIAAISVLVVRKLEKKTVEVERLSEMLRERAESAETSLGAVLDTVGDGLLILDEKGGLLSVNGPFARMCEIADGRLPGEAARGTPFYNVKARLLELLSGGAEDETVEITFPQESGRPRGFHLKTKVFKRHGERCIMAIASDGVLESERNDALFHNGDAGETDSLPGVGETALVIAHEVRNSLTCIMGLLSLLNEDLSGKAESVGLLRKAVGAAEDLNLFVSDLLVYSQRVEPRLEKTDLVSLLNSVIELVSGKLDGTKNVRLTREFSVSRLEAEVDPRYMQRVIINLFLNAYQAVNEEGSVCILLREEDGNAVIEVKDDGCGISSEHIDKIFEPFFTAKGKGSGLGLAIAKRLVEAHRGNISAISNPEVGSTLTVRVPAARHDAEVRERTNELLCETTKV from the coding sequence GTGGCAAGATCGGTCGACGCGAGACAACCCTCTCGGAGGCATCGCGTTGCATCTATCGTTCACTACGAACAGGCCTTTTTCATCCGGCAGATTATCGCCGCATCCGTTCCGGCAGTCAGCCTTGTCGTGAGGCATTCTTTCCCCAACTTGATGTTTGCCTTCTACGTCGTCATTGCCGTCACGTGTCTCAATCTCTTCTACTACTGGCTCACCGTGACCGGGAGATTCCGTTCTTCCTTCAAATGGGTTCAGATCGGCATCGACATGTTTCTTTGGACGCTCCTCATACACGTTACCGGCGGGAAAGACAGCGTTTTCTTCTTTCTCTATCCGCTCGAGATACTGGTGGCGGCTTTCACGCTCTCCGCGTCAGGCTGCGCGTACGGCGCCACGCTTGCGGGTGTTTTCTACACTATCGATGTAGGTTTTCTCGGCTCACATGCGGACCTGGGAGGCACCCACATCGTCAGACTCTTTTTCCTCTCGGCAATCGCAGCCATATCCGTCCTCGTAGTCAGAAAACTCGAAAAGAAGACGGTCGAGGTGGAAAGGCTCAGCGAGATGTTGCGCGAGCGGGCCGAAAGCGCAGAGACAAGCCTGGGTGCAGTTCTCGACACCGTGGGCGACGGCCTCCTGATACTGGATGAAAAAGGTGGGTTGCTCTCCGTAAACGGCCCGTTCGCGAGAATGTGTGAAATTGCAGACGGAAGGCTGCCTGGAGAAGCGGCGCGCGGAACACCATTCTACAACGTCAAGGCTCGATTGCTGGAATTGCTGAGCGGGGGAGCCGAAGATGAGACGGTAGAGATTACTTTTCCACAGGAATCCGGGCGCCCACGAGGGTTCCACCTTAAAACCAAGGTGTTCAAGCGGCACGGTGAAAGATGCATCATGGCGATCGCTTCGGATGGCGTTCTCGAAAGCGAGAGGAACGACGCGCTATTTCACAACGGTGATGCCGGCGAGACGGATTCGCTTCCGGGCGTTGGCGAGACAGCCCTCGTCATAGCTCACGAAGTCAGAAATTCCTTGACCTGCATCATGGGGTTGCTGTCGCTGCTCAACGAGGATTTGTCAGGGAAAGCGGAATCCGTTGGATTGCTCAGGAAGGCCGTGGGTGCGGCCGAAGACTTGAACTTATTCGTGTCCGATCTCCTTGTCTACTCACAACGCGTCGAACCGCGATTAGAGAAAACAGATCTTGTGAGCCTCCTGAATTCGGTGATCGAGTTGGTCTCAGGCAAGCTCGATGGCACTAAGAACGTGAGACTTACAAGAGAGTTTTCTGTGAGTCGGCTTGAAGCTGAAGTGGACCCCAGATACATGCAACGCGTGATCATAAATCTATTTCTCAATGCATATCAGGCGGTGAACGAGGAAGGCAGTGTGTGCATTCTCTTGCGCGAGGAGGATGGGAACGCCGTGATAGAGGTGAAAGATGACGGATGCGGGATATCGAGCGAACACATCGACAAGATATTTGAACCATTTTTCACCGCGAAGGGTAAGGGTAGCGGACTCGGACTCGCGATTGCGAAAAGGCTCGTCGAGGCGCATCGAGGCAACATTAGCGCGATCAGTAACCCGGAGGTGGGAAGCACGTTGACCGTTCGGGTTCCGGCCGCGCGACATGATGCCGAGGTACGCGAGAGAACGAACGAACTCTTGTGCGAGACAACCAAGGTCTGA
- the cbiQ gene encoding cobalt ECF transporter T component CbiQ — protein MDLFAIDRYCGLTSPIHRLNPVVTLVSFLTFVVVVVLVPVREFAPLLAALFSLSCIALVSKVPLRFILRRSLAIVPFAIAIGAFNLLGRGVDLMIHHSASGSSALDSAGVPAFLNVVLKSFVCVLGMTILVSTTGSANLLNAMRKIGVPEGLTAGTCFLSRYAYVVADELFRMKRSRDSRRAGSLPWIAELRFVGSLVGVLFIRSYERAERVHVAMCSRGFDGTAVVSTQFRTSRRDVLFPLFLLGPLLLILLISNLI, from the coding sequence ATGGATCTTTTCGCGATCGACAGATACTGCGGCTTGACGAGTCCGATCCACAGGCTGAATCCAGTCGTTACCCTGGTCTCATTCCTGACCTTTGTGGTTGTCGTAGTTCTTGTACCGGTGCGCGAATTCGCCCCGTTACTGGCGGCCCTGTTCAGCCTGTCGTGTATCGCGCTTGTTTCGAAAGTTCCTCTTCGCTTCATCCTCAGGAGGAGTCTTGCGATAGTTCCCTTTGCGATTGCAATCGGTGCATTCAATCTGCTCGGGAGGGGTGTGGACCTCATGATTCATCACTCCGCCTCGGGTTCTTCTGCCCTTGATTCCGCCGGGGTTCCCGCGTTCCTGAACGTGGTGCTGAAGTCGTTTGTCTGCGTTCTGGGCATGACTATTCTCGTCAGCACGACGGGCAGTGCCAATCTACTGAATGCCATGCGCAAGATAGGTGTCCCGGAAGGATTGACGGCGGGAACCTGTTTTCTCTCCAGGTACGCTTACGTTGTTGCGGACGAGCTATTCAGAATGAAGAGATCGAGAGACTCTCGACGGGCGGGCAGCTTACCGTGGATTGCGGAATTGCGTTTCGTGGGCTCGCTGGTCGGCGTGCTGTTCATTCGGTCTTACGAGCGAGCCGAGCGTGTCCACGTGGCCATGTGTTCACGCGGGTTCGATGGAACCGCCGTCGTTTCGACTCAATTCAGGACTTCGAGAAGAGACGTCTTGTTTCCTCTGTTTCTTCTAGGGCCCCTTCTACTGATACTTCTGATTTCGAATCTGATCTGA
- a CDS encoding sigma-54 dependent transcriptional regulator produces the protein MKDVLLVDDDRRILETIGEILERKALSFEAATSVEEALSTLGGETFRVVLTDVKMPGQDGHSLLREIKSLYPDTEVVLLTGFGSVEGAVSALKEGAYDYILKPFEREALEGLVGRALEKSRLVSETRELRKLLSERYRFHNVITRDERLLKALDLLETVSDFNATIMITGETGTGKELIAKSAHFNGNRKNRPFVKVNCSAIPEGLLESELFGHEKGAFTHATARRIGKFEHADGGTIFLDECADIPRAIQVKLLRVLEQKEFERVGSNETVHVDVRVIAATNSDPCLAMAEGRIREDLFHRLNVIPISIPPLRERKCDIPLLVEHFLDKFGGSRQRTLRVSPEAMRTLVEHDWPGNVRELENLIERLSIIVKGPLVRPSDLPEQGRSQKCVSGGSAPGGSRPLRDVEKEHILKTLQQCRGNVAKTARLLGIDRTTLARRLKKYGVGEKSSRKTHPQQFHE, from the coding sequence ATGAAAGATGTTCTTCTCGTAGATGACGATCGCCGCATTCTCGAGACGATTGGTGAGATCTTAGAACGTAAAGCGCTCAGCTTTGAGGCCGCAACGAGCGTAGAGGAGGCGTTGTCTACACTCGGCGGCGAGACTTTCCGGGTCGTGCTCACAGACGTGAAAATGCCGGGTCAGGATGGGCATTCGCTCCTCCGCGAGATCAAATCGCTCTATCCCGACACGGAGGTGGTACTTCTCACCGGTTTCGGCAGCGTCGAAGGTGCCGTCAGTGCCTTGAAGGAGGGAGCGTACGACTACATTCTCAAGCCTTTTGAGCGGGAGGCGCTTGAAGGTCTCGTTGGGCGTGCGCTTGAGAAGTCTCGCCTCGTGAGCGAAACGAGGGAGCTGCGTAAGCTTCTTTCGGAGAGGTATCGGTTTCACAACGTAATCACGAGGGACGAGCGCTTGCTGAAAGCACTTGACCTTCTGGAGACGGTTTCGGATTTCAATGCCACAATCATGATTACGGGCGAGACCGGGACGGGCAAAGAACTCATTGCGAAATCGGCTCATTTCAACGGCAACCGCAAGAACAGACCCTTTGTGAAAGTCAATTGCTCTGCAATCCCAGAGGGGCTGCTTGAAAGCGAGCTCTTCGGGCACGAGAAGGGAGCGTTCACTCACGCAACCGCACGCAGGATCGGCAAGTTCGAGCACGCAGACGGAGGAACCATCTTCCTTGATGAATGCGCCGACATCCCGAGGGCGATCCAGGTCAAGCTGTTGAGGGTCCTAGAACAGAAAGAGTTCGAGAGAGTCGGCAGCAACGAGACCGTTCACGTTGACGTGCGAGTCATTGCCGCGACGAATTCCGATCCCTGCCTGGCCATGGCCGAAGGGAGAATTCGAGAGGACCTTTTCCACAGACTCAACGTGATTCCGATCAGCATTCCCCCTCTGCGCGAGAGAAAGTGTGACATCCCCTTGCTGGTCGAGCACTTTCTTGATAAGTTCGGTGGTTCCAGACAAAGGACTCTTCGAGTGTCCCCGGAGGCGATGCGGACTCTCGTCGAGCATGATTGGCCGGGCAACGTTCGAGAGCTGGAGAACCTGATCGAGAGGCTCTCCATCATCGTGAAGGGCCCGCTTGTGAGGCCTTCCGATCTGCCGGAACAAGGCAGAAGCCAAAAATGCGTATCCGGCGGCAGTGCTCCAGGTGGATCGCGTCCTCTCCGGGACGTCGAGAAAGAACACATTCTTAAGACCCTCCAACAATGCCGCGGCAACGTCGCCAAGACCGCAAGATTGCTCGGCATTGACCGCACCACCCTTGCCCGTCGCTTGAAGAAATATGGCGTCGGTGAAAAATCCAGCCGCAAGACGCACCCGCAACAATTTCACGAATGA
- a CDS encoding family 20 glycosylhydrolase, translated as MKTGTRVASGTAIVLLTSILVAACAGNGFAQRWLPASSSMRALAVPEPIQLKWKISEAFTLTATTVIILPTTSSQEERNIAAWLKQGLYKLHGVNPEMMVTDLIPEKNAIVVGLASNAALKGLVPSLSTADFGSSPEQSYVLSVSPGRTCLIGNGIQGLKCGAQTLLQVISIDAYTATSVVPPIEIVDFPSASMRAFLLPLRGYRFREQVWDARAVIDMAEMLHMNTMIVQVDDAIKFNSAPGVGRTDALARDTLRALVEYARAAGFEVIPLIDTFSHQDVLLCPAYPDLCLDKNTYDPSNPKVYARLFGIIDEILEIFEPKYMHIGHDEIRAFSNMPKEKAAKLFLSDIREIHAYLEQKNVQTMMWAGMLLSSTQFQGQDNCNGLLGNTYALIDSLPKDIILVDAHYKQRKPDFPTVDYLLSKGFRVVGCTYNDLQATNNFGKYVADKDGRFLGMTVALWNCFNYSGMGTPRKILREGAEAFWRGGAPPLDPTGKEIPPNFRRHPYINDPFESPEY; from the coding sequence TTGAAAACTGGAACCAGAGTCGCTTCCGGAACCGCGATCGTGCTCTTGACTTCGATACTCGTGGCTGCGTGTGCCGGCAACGGATTCGCCCAAAGGTGGCTTCCCGCCTCGAGTTCCATGCGGGCGCTCGCCGTGCCGGAACCTATCCAGCTGAAATGGAAGATTAGCGAGGCGTTTACGCTCACCGCCACGACAGTCATCATCCTCCCGACCACTTCCTCGCAGGAAGAGCGCAACATCGCAGCCTGGCTCAAGCAAGGCCTCTACAAGTTGCACGGAGTCAACCCCGAAATGATGGTGACAGATCTGATCCCGGAGAAAAACGCGATCGTGGTCGGCCTCGCTAGTAACGCAGCGTTGAAAGGTCTTGTTCCGTCACTCTCGACTGCGGACTTCGGTAGCTCTCCGGAGCAGAGTTACGTTCTCTCGGTGAGCCCCGGCAGGACGTGTCTGATAGGAAATGGCATCCAAGGACTCAAGTGCGGCGCGCAGACTCTGCTTCAGGTTATTTCGATAGACGCTTACACCGCAACATCTGTAGTTCCTCCGATCGAGATCGTTGATTTCCCGTCCGCAAGCATGCGAGCGTTCTTGCTCCCGCTTCGCGGCTACAGATTTCGTGAGCAAGTGTGGGATGCAAGAGCGGTCATCGACATGGCAGAGATGCTGCACATGAACACCATGATTGTCCAGGTGGACGACGCAATCAAATTCAATTCAGCCCCGGGAGTGGGAAGAACCGATGCTCTCGCAAGGGACACGCTCAGAGCCCTCGTAGAATACGCACGTGCGGCGGGGTTCGAAGTGATCCCCCTGATAGATACCTTCAGTCACCAGGACGTCCTGCTCTGTCCAGCCTATCCGGATCTGTGTTTGGACAAGAACACGTACGACCCGTCCAATCCGAAGGTGTACGCGAGACTCTTCGGAATCATCGACGAGATCTTGGAGATATTCGAGCCCAAATACATGCATATCGGGCACGACGAGATTCGGGCGTTCTCGAACATGCCGAAGGAGAAGGCAGCCAAGCTATTCTTGAGCGACATCCGAGAGATCCACGCGTACCTCGAGCAGAAGAATGTGCAGACGATGATGTGGGCAGGCATGCTGCTTAGCTCTACCCAGTTTCAGGGGCAAGACAACTGCAACGGACTCCTCGGTAATACGTATGCCCTGATAGATTCTCTGCCAAAAGACATAATCCTCGTGGACGCGCATTACAAGCAGCGGAAGCCGGATTTCCCCACGGTTGACTATTTGCTCTCAAAGGGTTTCCGCGTGGTTGGTTGCACGTACAACGACCTTCAAGCGACAAACAACTTCGGCAAGTATGTTGCGGACAAGGACGGCCGATTCCTGGGCATGACTGTCGCCTTGTGGAATTGCTTCAACTACAGCGGGATGGGCACTCCCAGAAAAATTTTGCGTGAGGGCGCAGAAGCATTCTGGCGAGGAGGAGCCCCCCCGCTGGATCCTACGGGCAAGGAAATTCCTCCCAATTTTAGGCGTCATCCGTACATCAACGACCCGTTCGAGAGCCCTGAATACTAG
- the nikR gene encoding nickel-responsive transcriptional regulator NikR: MKKPSHLIRFGVSLERELLARLDSFVRDNEFPTRSEAIRALIRERLVRKEWLCGRQVVGAIVLVYDHGRREILNKITHVQHEFHDNVISTQHVHLDRDNCLEVVVVKGRPRDVDSLYKGLQSIKGIKHISLNTGTTGRGIP, from the coding sequence ATGAAGAAACCGTCTCATCTCATCAGGTTTGGCGTCTCGCTCGAAAGGGAGCTTCTCGCGCGGCTCGACTCGTTCGTCAGAGACAATGAGTTTCCGACGAGATCGGAGGCAATACGTGCCCTGATAAGAGAGAGGCTCGTCAGAAAAGAGTGGTTGTGCGGTAGGCAGGTGGTGGGTGCGATAGTGCTTGTGTATGACCACGGAAGACGCGAGATTCTCAACAAGATTACCCACGTTCAGCATGAGTTTCACGACAATGTGATCTCGACGCAGCACGTGCATCTTGATCGCGACAACTGCCTTGAGGTAGTCGTCGTGAAGGGCAGACCCAGAGACGTGGACAGTCTCTACAAGGGGCTACAGTCGATTAAAGGTATCAAGCACATCAGTCTGAATACGGGGACCACGGGTCGCGGAATTCCATGA
- a CDS encoding PDGLE domain-containing protein: MSERKVLVLSFVVSLVLAGLVSPYASRLPDGLERIAGDLGFIDRERALLRSPAPDYSWQGLLLGKLPASLAGIAGAALVFAAAALLGKVLTAAELKHETR; encoded by the coding sequence ATGTCGGAACGAAAGGTTCTAGTTTTGTCGTTCGTCGTTTCGCTGGTCCTTGCCGGTCTTGTGTCTCCTTACGCTTCACGGTTGCCCGACGGACTGGAGAGGATTGCCGGTGACCTGGGATTCATCGACAGAGAGCGCGCGCTCCTTCGCTCGCCCGCTCCCGATTACTCTTGGCAAGGTTTACTTCTTGGAAAACTACCCGCGTCTCTCGCCGGAATAGCGGGTGCAGCACTCGTGTTTGCGGCCGCCGCTCTACTCGGAAAGGTCCTGACCGCGGCGGAGTTGAAACACGAGACGCGTTGA
- a CDS encoding sulfurtransferase TusA family protein, whose product MKADFTLDAFGLLCPMPIVRTAEKIKEMQPGQVLEVISTDEGIKEDMPAWCRATKNEFLGVEEDGEVYKAYVRKK is encoded by the coding sequence ATGAAGGCTGACTTTACACTCGATGCGTTCGGTCTTCTCTGTCCGATGCCCATTGTGAGAACCGCCGAGAAAATCAAGGAAATGCAGCCGGGCCAAGTACTGGAAGTAATATCAACTGACGAGGGAATAAAGGAAGACATGCCGGCCTGGTGCAGGGCCACGAAGAACGAGTTTCTGGGCGTCGAGGAGGACGGGGAGGTTTACAAGGCCTACGTCAGGAAAAAATAG